From the Pseudodesulfovibrio alkaliphilus genome, one window contains:
- a CDS encoding replication-associated recombination protein A has product MKLEIEETQPLADRIRPTTLDEFVGQSHIRNRIEAFTKSKRLPSLLLFGPPGCGKSTLALLLARLTGRQSLRVSAPEAGLTSLRKQLPGNDILILDELHRFSKAQQDFFLPILESGEITLLATTTENPSFSVTRQLLSRLHVLRLRPLSRDELLDVARRGARALDLDLEEENISLLAAMAGGDARTLLNLVEYTAQLPAAKRNPDVLRESLPEVVVRGDRDGDSHYELASALIKSIRGSDPDAALYYLACLLESGEDPRFVTRRLIISASEDVGLGDPRALPLAVSCHQAVEAIGMPEGFIPMAQTVVYLALAPKSNATYAAYRTAQKEVRDNGPKPVPLHLRNATSSLQREWGYGRGYLYPHNFPKAWADQDYLPNELRGRRFYHPKDQGEEPRLLAWLKQFKKS; this is encoded by the coding sequence ATGAAGCTCGAAATCGAAGAGACCCAACCTCTTGCCGACCGCATCAGGCCTACCACCCTCGACGAGTTCGTGGGCCAAAGCCATATCCGCAACCGCATTGAAGCCTTCACCAAGTCCAAGCGGTTGCCGAGTCTGCTGCTTTTCGGCCCTCCCGGCTGCGGCAAGTCCACCCTCGCCTTGCTCCTGGCCCGGTTGACCGGCAGACAGAGCCTGCGAGTCAGTGCGCCCGAGGCCGGGCTGACCTCCTTGCGCAAGCAACTGCCGGGAAACGATATTCTCATTCTCGACGAGTTGCATCGGTTCTCCAAGGCGCAGCAGGATTTTTTCCTGCCTATCCTGGAGTCCGGCGAGATCACCCTGCTGGCCACCACTACCGAGAATCCGTCCTTTAGCGTCACCCGGCAGCTTTTGTCCCGGCTCCATGTGCTCCGTCTGCGCCCCTTGAGCCGTGACGAATTGCTCGACGTGGCCCGTCGCGGTGCCCGGGCGCTCGATCTTGACCTTGAGGAAGAGAATATCTCCCTGCTTGCGGCCATGGCCGGAGGGGATGCCCGCACCCTGCTCAACCTTGTGGAGTACACGGCCCAGCTTCCGGCGGCCAAACGCAATCCAGATGTCCTGCGCGAGTCCCTGCCCGAGGTCGTGGTCCGTGGGGATCGGGACGGCGATTCGCACTACGAGCTGGCTTCGGCCCTAATCAAGTCCATTCGCGGCAGCGACCCGGATGCCGCTCTCTATTATCTGGCCTGCCTGCTCGAAAGCGGAGAGGACCCCCGCTTTGTCACCCGCCGCCTGATCATTTCGGCATCTGAGGATGTCGGGCTTGGCGATCCCAGAGCGTTGCCTCTGGCCGTGTCCTGCCATCAGGCCGTTGAGGCCATCGGTATGCCCGAGGGATTTATCCCCATGGCGCAAACAGTCGTCTATCTGGCCCTGGCTCCCAAGAGCAACGCCACCTACGCCGCCTATCGCACCGCCCAGAAGGAGGTGCGCGACAACGGCCCCAAACCCGTGCCCCTGCATTTACGCAACGCCACCAGTTCCTTGCAGCGCGAATGGGGCTATGGTCGAGGCTACCTTTATCCCCATAATTTTCCCAAGGCTTGGGCTGATCAGGACTATCTCCCCAAT
- the lysA gene encoding diaminopimelate decarboxylase, whose amino-acid sequence MHHFEYRDGVLHAENVSVPDLVRQHGTPLYIYSAATLTRHFNAFDSAFDGLDHLTCYSVKANSNIAVLKLLAGLGAGMDIVSGGELYRALKAGVPPERIVYSGVGKRASEIGEALEAGILMFNVESVAELIKIDEVAGSMGKVARVSFRINPDVDPKTHPYISTGMKKNKFGLDIENSLAAYAMCADLANVEPVGMDCHIGSQLTSIAPFMEALDKLLDFHDRLKGMGIDIQYLDLGGGLGITYDEEEPPHPTEFGQALKDRLAGVPLKVILEPGRVIAGNAGILVTEVVYTKSSPARNFLIVDAAMNDLVRPSLYGSFHRIEEVVPMGRDSLTFDVVGPICESGDFLARERVLPAVEQGELLAVFSAGAYGFTMASNYNSRPRACELLVEGDKVTVARKRETYQDLVDKEL is encoded by the coding sequence ATGCACCATTTCGAGTACCGCGACGGCGTCCTTCATGCCGAGAATGTCTCGGTCCCGGACCTTGTTCGCCAGCACGGTACGCCGCTCTATATTTATTCGGCGGCCACCCTGACCCGGCATTTCAACGCCTTTGACTCCGCCTTTGACGGACTGGACCATCTGACCTGCTACTCGGTCAAGGCCAACTCCAATATCGCCGTGCTCAAGCTCCTGGCCGGTTTGGGCGCGGGCATGGACATCGTTTCCGGCGGTGAACTGTATCGCGCCCTCAAGGCGGGAGTGCCGCCGGAGAGGATCGTTTACTCCGGTGTGGGCAAGCGTGCCTCGGAGATCGGCGAAGCCCTTGAGGCCGGGATTCTCATGTTCAATGTCGAGTCCGTGGCCGAACTGATCAAGATCGACGAAGTGGCCGGCAGCATGGGCAAGGTGGCTCGGGTCAGCTTCCGCATCAATCCCGATGTGGACCCCAAGACGCATCCGTACATATCCACCGGCATGAAGAAGAACAAATTCGGCCTGGACATCGAAAATTCCCTCGCCGCCTACGCCATGTGCGCGGATCTGGCCAACGTCGAGCCCGTGGGCATGGATTGCCACATCGGCTCCCAGTTGACCAGCATCGCGCCCTTTATGGAGGCGCTGGACAAACTGCTCGACTTCCATGACAGGCTCAAGGGCATGGGGATCGACATTCAGTATCTCGATCTGGGAGGCGGGCTCGGCATCACCTATGACGAGGAGGAGCCGCCCCACCCCACCGAGTTTGGCCAAGCCCTCAAGGACCGGCTGGCCGGGGTGCCCCTCAAGGTCATCCTCGAACCCGGCAGGGTCATTGCGGGTAATGCGGGCATTCTGGTAACCGAAGTGGTCTACACCAAGTCAAGCCCGGCCAGGAATTTCCTGATCGTGGATGCGGCCATGAACGATCTGGTGCGCCCCAGTCTCTATGGCTCCTTCCACCGCATTGAAGAGGTCGTGCCCATGGGTCGCGATTCCCTGACCTTTGACGTGGTTGGCCCCATCTGCGAGTCTGGCGACTTCCTGGCCCGAGAGCGGGTGTTGCCCGCCGTGGAGCAAGGAGAACTGCTGGCCGTCTTTTCCGCCGGGGCCTACGGTTTTACCATGGCCTCCAACTACAACTCCCGGCCCAGGGCCTGCGAGCTGCTGGTGGAGGGCGACAAAGTCACCGTAGCCCGCAAACGCGAAACCTACCAAGACCTCGTGGACAAGGAACTCTAG
- a CDS encoding RsmE family RNA methyltransferase produces the protein MARLNTFHLSPDDWPLDIGSMVRLTGAEARHMLTVLRTVAHQTVRLFDGLGRVGLFTVLDTDRNSALLRAETLERHPTPDTGLTLAIGWGKSKRREYLFEKLVELGGLGVAFWAAARSQGQMPEAVKESWTDKCLQAAKQCGCPLLPTLSVLPGGVAGLIDFARGFDACYVAWESEIADTPLTPNHLGRGRNLVIIGPEGGFDEAEARALLAAGLMPVTLGRNILRWETAATYCLSLGWCARQGML, from the coding sequence ATGGCGCGTCTCAACACGTTTCACCTTTCGCCGGACGATTGGCCCCTGGACATCGGCAGCATGGTCAGGCTGACCGGGGCCGAGGCGCGGCATATGCTGACCGTGCTGCGCACCGTGGCGCATCAGACGGTCAGGCTCTTCGACGGCCTTGGCCGGGTCGGCCTGTTCACGGTGCTGGATACAGACCGCAATTCCGCCCTGCTTCGGGCTGAAACCCTTGAGCGGCACCCGACACCGGACACGGGCCTGACTCTGGCCATCGGCTGGGGCAAGTCCAAACGACGCGAATATCTCTTTGAGAAACTGGTGGAGCTTGGCGGTCTTGGCGTCGCCTTTTGGGCTGCGGCCCGCAGTCAGGGGCAGATGCCGGAGGCGGTGAAAGAGAGCTGGACCGACAAATGCCTCCAGGCCGCCAAGCAGTGCGGTTGTCCGTTGCTTCCGACACTTTCGGTTCTGCCCGGCGGGGTGGCGGGCCTGATCGACTTTGCTCGCGGCTTCGACGCATGCTATGTCGCCTGGGAGTCTGAGATCGCGGACACGCCGTTGACTCCGAATCATTTGGGCCGGGGCCGCAACCTCGTCATCATCGGCCCCGAGGGCGGGTTTGACGAGGCCGAGGCGCGGGCGCTTCTGGCTGCCGGGTTGATGCCGGTCACGCTGGGCAGAAACATCCTGCGCTGGGAGACCGCCGCAACCTACTGCCTCAGCCTCGGCTGGTGTGCACGACAAGGTATGTTATGA